The following are encoded in a window of Peromyscus leucopus breed LL Stock chromosome X, UCI_PerLeu_2.1, whole genome shotgun sequence genomic DNA:
- the Cetn2 gene encoding centrin-2: protein MKPVLTAAALPSYLGAGLARLAPPASSANLWEAGVARAARWERRRGCEYFVALTTGRRRVHLAMASNFKKTNMTSSSQRKRMSPKPELTEEQKQEIREAFDLFDADGTGTIDIKELKVAMRALGFEPKKEEIKKMISEIDKEGTGKMNFSDFLTVMTQKMSEKDTKEEILKAFKLFDDDETGKISFKNLKRVAKELGENLTDEELQEMIDEADRDGDGEVNEQEFLRIMKKTSLY from the exons ATGAAGCCAGTCCTTACAGCCGCCGCACTGCCCTCTTACCTTGGGGCGGGTCTAGCTAGATTAGcccctcctgcttcttctgcaaACCTATGGGAAGCCGGTGTCGCGCGCGCGGCGCGGTGGGAAAGGCGCCGAGGCTGCGAGTACTTCGTTGCCTTAACTACAGGTCGCAGACGAGTCCATTTGGCGATG GCCTCTAATTTTAAGAAGACAAACATGACATCGAGTAGCCAGAGAAAAAGAATGAGCCCTAAGCCTGAATTGACTgaagaacagaaacaggagaTCCGGGAAGCTTTTGATCTTTTTGATGCTGATGGAACTGGAACTATAGACATCAAGGAACTAAAG GTTGCAATGAGGGCACTGGGCTTTGAacccaagaaagaagaaatcaagaagatgATAAGTGAAATTGATAAGGAAGGGACAGGAAAAATGAACTTTAGTGACTTTTTGACTGTGATGACTCAGAAAATG TCCGAGAAAGACACCAAAGAAGAAATCCTGAAAGCTTTCAAGCTCTTCGATGATGATGAAACTGGGAAAATATCATTCAAAAATCTGAAGCGTGTGGCCAAGGAGCTAGGCGAGAACTTGACTGATGAGGAGCTGCAG GAAATGATTGATGAAGCTGATCGAGATGGAGATGGCGAGGTCAATGAGCAAGAGTTCCTGCGCATCATGAAGAAGACCAGTCTCTATTAA